One Ignavibacterium sp. DNA segment encodes these proteins:
- a CDS encoding DUF4292 domain-containing protein, with product MKKSLLNFLIISNFIYLITACVPSQPTEDFELLPSERLTNKLEANRRKIKNFEGNGTLTVNSPFENSATFRIVLLKPDSIYLTIMGPFGIELAQALVTKSKFTFYDALQNTAYTGDVNSNALRSIFRINLDFDDLLDAFIGSVNLTNNLYRPPDEYFVDGDKYVLTYYDSTSENKTVYKVDVRQLGITEYQLFNLNEELTLQGDYKDFELLENVAVPYKISIDNKADEQKISIDYKKIKVNKDNIRIDFKLPDDATIIKW from the coding sequence TTGAAAAAATCACTATTAAATTTTTTAATTATAAGTAATTTTATTTATTTAATAACTGCTTGTGTTCCTTCTCAGCCGACCGAAGATTTTGAACTGCTGCCTTCTGAAAGATTAACGAACAAACTTGAAGCGAACAGAAGAAAAATTAAAAATTTTGAAGGCAATGGAACTTTAACAGTAAACTCTCCATTTGAAAATAGTGCAACATTCAGAATAGTTTTATTAAAACCGGATTCAATTTATCTTACAATAATGGGACCTTTTGGTATTGAATTAGCTCAGGCACTTGTTACAAAAAGTAAATTTACATTTTATGATGCACTTCAAAATACAGCTTATACCGGTGATGTAAACTCAAATGCACTTCGAAGTATATTTAGAATTAATCTTGACTTTGATGATTTACTTGATGCTTTTATCGGCTCTGTTAACCTGACAAATAATCTATATCGCCCGCCGGATGAATATTTTGTTGATGGCGATAAATATGTATTAACTTATTATGATTCTACTAGTGAAAATAAAACAGTTTATAAAGTAGATGTAAGACAGCTTGGAATTACTGAGTATCAATTATTTAATCTAAATGAAGAACTGACTTTACAGGGTGATTATAAAGATTTTGAATTACTTGAAAATGTTGCTGTTCCTTATAAAATCAGTATTGATAATAAGGCTGATGAGCAGAAGATAAGTATTGATTATAAAAAAATTAAGGTTAATAAAGATAATATCAGGATTGATTTTAAATTACCTGATGATGCAACAATTATAAAATGGTAA
- a CDS encoding outer membrane protein transport protein, producing MKMHILKLFCAIILGSSLINAQNYNDAVRLGFPGLGSNARALGMGNAFNALSDDASAAFFNPAGFGLLKRMEFSGGLSFINYDNKTTLFANQTQDNTTNTSLNRISFALPFPTYRGSLVFGLSYHNLKDFTSVVKFDGFNSGINSKIQSLLNTDIPFDLYLTDVNNNTIINGNLNQSGDILNSGGIDNWTLSGAIEVQKNFFIGGNLTIINGSFESVNDYYEDDTKNIYQGETAPGEPQTTDFKTFYFNNTLKWDIGGWNAKVGFLYQFEDLARFGATVQFPKTFTVDEEFIVNGSSEFGNGQIYYLDSDYYSDKVAYNIKTPFEITGAFAVNLKGIILSAEATLIDYSQLKFSKPEGLTSSYISEVNKEIKDVLTAALNYNFGAEYTVPSIGLRIRGGFINQSSPFKDDASDFNHKYITGGLGFLADGTLGIDIAYAYGWWKDISDNYNSNVSRIFQDVKVHNVMLTTTYRF from the coding sequence ATGAAAATGCACATATTGAAATTATTCTGTGCAATAATTTTAGGTTCATCACTTATCAATGCACAAAACTATAATGATGCAGTACGACTGGGCTTTCCTGGATTAGGTTCTAATGCACGAGCATTAGGAATGGGAAATGCTTTTAATGCTTTAAGTGATGATGCGTCAGCGGCATTTTTTAATCCTGCAGGTTTCGGGTTGCTAAAAAGAATGGAATTTTCCGGTGGACTATCTTTTATAAACTATGATAACAAAACAACTTTATTTGCAAATCAAACTCAGGATAACACAACTAACACAAGTTTGAACAGAATCAGTTTTGCTCTGCCTTTCCCTACTTACCGGGGCAGCTTGGTTTTTGGGCTTTCTTATCACAACTTAAAAGATTTTACTTCCGTGGTTAAGTTCGATGGATTTAATTCGGGAATTAATTCCAAAATCCAAAGTTTACTCAATACTGACATACCTTTTGATCTTTATTTAACTGATGTGAACAATAACACTATTATAAATGGAAATCTAAATCAAAGCGGCGATATTCTTAACTCAGGTGGTATTGACAATTGGACTCTCTCAGGTGCAATTGAGGTTCAAAAAAACTTTTTTATCGGAGGTAATCTTACGATAATTAATGGAAGTTTTGAATCAGTAAACGACTATTATGAAGATGATACAAAAAATATTTACCAGGGTGAAACAGCCCCGGGTGAACCTCAGACAACAGATTTTAAAACATTCTATTTTAACAATACACTTAAATGGGATATTGGCGGTTGGAATGCTAAAGTCGGGTTTTTATATCAGTTCGAAGATTTGGCAAGATTTGGGGCTACTGTTCAATTTCCAAAAACATTTACAGTTGATGAAGAATTTATTGTTAATGGAAGCAGTGAATTTGGCAATGGTCAGATTTATTATTTAGATTCAGATTATTACAGTGATAAAGTTGCATATAATATTAAAACTCCATTTGAAATAACCGGTGCATTTGCAGTTAATCTAAAAGGAATTATCTTAAGTGCTGAAGCAACTCTAATTGATTACTCTCAGTTAAAGTTTAGCAAGCCTGAAGGATTAACTTCATCATATATATCTGAAGTGAATAAAGAAATAAAAGACGTTTTAACAGCTGCTCTTAATTATAATTTCGGTGCTGAATATACTGTCCCTTCAATCGGATTAAGAATTCGTGGTGGATTCATAAACCAATCTTCTCCATTTAAAGATGATGCATCAGATTTTAACCATAAGTATATTACTGGTGGTTTAGGTTTTCTGGCTGATGGAACATTGGGAATTGATATTGCTTATGCTTACGGCTGGTGGAAAGATATTAGCGATAATTACAACAGCAATGTTTCCAGAATATTTCAGGATGTTAAAGTGCATAATGTTATGTTGACAACTACATATCGTTTTTAG
- the glf gene encoding UDP-galactopyranose mutase: MKYDFIIVGAGFAGSVMAERIASQLNKKVVIVEKRNHIAGNAYDEYDEHGILIHRYGPHIFHTNSKEVFNYLSLFTEWVPYEHKVLAKLGNELYPIPINRITINKLYNLNLQTDEEVKEFYEKVKDKRFPIANSEDIIVNQVGYDLFEKFFRYYTKKQWNLEPKELSSSVCGRIPVRTNDDCRYFTDKYQFMPKDGYTKMFERILNHKNIEVILNTDYKNILNSVKFDKMIYTGPIDYFFDYKFGKLPYRSIRFEFRNLQHNQYQETAQINYVDDSVEYTRVIEHKLLSQQNSDSTTISFEYPQTEGEQFYPIPTEENRNKYLLYKKEAEKLNNVFFCGRLAEYQYYNMDQVVANTIKVFWNLKNE; encoded by the coding sequence ATGAAATATGATTTTATAATAGTTGGTGCCGGTTTTGCCGGGTCTGTAATGGCTGAAAGAATCGCATCGCAATTGAATAAAAAGGTTGTGATTGTTGAGAAAAGAAATCATATCGCGGGCAATGCTTATGATGAGTATGATGAACACGGAATATTAATCCATCGTTATGGACCGCATATATTTCACACAAACAGCAAGGAAGTTTTTAACTATTTATCACTATTCACAGAATGGGTACCTTATGAACATAAAGTTCTGGCAAAACTTGGAAATGAGCTTTATCCCATTCCGATTAATAGAATAACAATTAATAAACTTTATAATCTTAATCTTCAAACAGATGAAGAAGTAAAAGAGTTTTATGAAAAAGTAAAAGATAAGAGATTTCCGATAGCAAACTCTGAAGATATAATAGTTAATCAGGTAGGTTATGATTTATTTGAGAAATTTTTTAGATACTACACAAAAAAGCAATGGAATTTAGAGCCGAAAGAACTCTCATCTTCGGTTTGCGGAAGAATACCTGTCAGAACAAATGATGACTGCAGGTATTTTACAGATAAATATCAGTTTATGCCAAAAGATGGTTATACAAAAATGTTTGAAAGGATATTGAATCATAAAAACATTGAAGTAATTTTAAATACTGATTATAAAAATATTTTAAATTCTGTAAAATTTGATAAAATGATTTATACCGGACCGATAGACTATTTCTTTGATTATAAGTTTGGAAAACTTCCATACAGATCAATAAGGTTTGAGTTCAGGAATTTACAACACAATCAATATCAGGAGACTGCACAAATAAATTATGTTGATGATTCTGTTGAATACACAAGAGTAATTGAACATAAGTTGTTAAGTCAGCAGAATTCCGACTCGACTACAATATCATTTGAATATCCTCAGACAGAAGGAGAACAATTTTACCCTATTCCGACTGAAGAAAACAGAAATAAATATCTGTTATATAAGAAAGAAGCAGAGAAATTGAACAATGTTTTTTTCTGTGGCAGATTAGCTGAGTATCAGTATTATAATATGGATCAGGTAGTGGCAAATACAATTAAAGTATTTTGGAATCTAAAAAATGAATGA
- the rsgA gene encoding ribosome small subunit-dependent GTPase A, whose protein sequence is MSRSESKDFYVLTEPDHTLIRCALKGKFKKDFSMKKNKLFHTDFAVVGDIVNFDLNDDGTGVIYQVLPRKNYLSRKAIKTRGASYRGERLEQIIAANIDKVFIVTSFLEPDFNNKTLDRLLVTSESAGIIPEIIINKSDLTDKEKQNFWKILYEEIGYKVFLTSVFLESGIKELKTHLKGNKNLFWGQSGVGKSSILNMLFPELKLKTGEISSYTSKGTHTTVTSTMFNVGNSTYIIDTPGIREIDPYGIKKENLGHYFPEFNKHLINCRFNTCTHHHEPDCAVINAFENEEISTERYESYLRILDTIEKDINF, encoded by the coding sequence ATTTCAAGATCAGAAAGCAAAGATTTTTATGTTTTAACAGAACCTGATCATACTTTAATTAGGTGCGCATTAAAAGGAAAATTTAAAAAAGATTTTAGTATGAAAAAGAATAAACTTTTTCATACAGATTTTGCGGTGGTTGGCGACATTGTAAACTTTGATTTGAATGATGATGGCACCGGAGTGATTTATCAGGTTTTGCCTCGAAAAAATTATCTTTCCAGAAAAGCTATAAAGACAAGAGGAGCCAGTTACAGAGGTGAGCGTCTTGAACAGATTATAGCAGCAAACATTGATAAAGTTTTTATTGTAACAAGTTTTCTCGAGCCGGATTTTAATAATAAAACACTCGACAGGCTTTTGGTTACATCCGAAAGCGCAGGAATTATTCCAGAAATAATTATTAATAAATCTGATCTTACTGATAAAGAAAAACAAAACTTTTGGAAAATATTATACGAGGAAATCGGTTATAAGGTTTTTTTGACATCTGTTTTTCTTGAATCAGGAATTAAGGAACTAAAAACCCATCTTAAAGGGAATAAGAATCTTTTTTGGGGGCAATCAGGAGTTGGAAAATCTTCTATTCTAAATATGTTGTTTCCTGAACTTAAACTTAAAACAGGAGAAATTAGTAGTTATACCAGCAAAGGAACCCACACAACTGTAACAAGCACTATGTTTAATGTAGGAAATTCAACATACATTATTGATACTCCGGGTATCAGAGAGATAGATCCTTATGGTATTAAAAAAGAAAATTTAGGGCATTATTTCCCTGAGTTTAATAAACATCTAATAAACTGCAGGTTTAACACCTGCACTCATCATCACGAACCAGACTGTGCAGTTATTAATGCATTTGAAAACGAGGAAATATCAACCGAAAGATATGAAAGTTACCTCCGAATACTTGATACAATAGAAAAAGATATAAATTTTTGA
- a CDS encoding flippase, with translation MKRLLKIISSNKVLFQNFTSLSLLQLANYIFPIITLPYLVRVLGPEKYGLINFASAFTAYFTIITDYGFNLSATKEISVNRNNKEKVSEIFSSVLTIKILLFFLSSVIFYLIVGMFAIFSNDSGFYTIMFIGVLGIVIFPLWLYQGLEQMKYILIINVVIRSVTVVIIFLAVKVQNDYLLLAVLYTIAQILIGATGLIFGIRRFKLKYLFPSKVQLLDQLKKGWDLFLSSIWINLYTTSNVFILGLFAPNNVVGYYAAADKIRIAFQGILSSMSQSVFPYVNKILSESYEKFINFNKKLLSIAVIVGLFISLSLFLFAKPIVNIVLGNEYLPSIIVLRIIAWLPLIIFLSNIFGIQTMLPLNYQKRFSQIVFFAAVINLIISFLIVPYYFEIGTSISMLITEIFVTFSFFVFIKKNKIQII, from the coding sequence TTGAAGAGATTATTAAAAATAATCAGCAGCAATAAGGTTTTATTCCAAAACTTTACTTCATTATCACTTCTTCAGTTAGCCAATTACATCTTTCCAATAATTACTTTGCCATATTTAGTCAGGGTACTTGGTCCTGAAAAATATGGGTTAATAAATTTCGCTTCAGCATTTACAGCATATTTTACAATAATAACTGATTATGGATTTAATCTTTCTGCAACTAAGGAGATTTCTGTTAACAGAAATAATAAAGAGAAGGTATCTGAGATATTTTCATCAGTATTAACAATTAAAATACTACTGTTCTTTTTGTCATCAGTGATATTTTATTTAATTGTTGGAATGTTTGCAATATTCAGTAATGATTCTGGTTTTTATACAATAATGTTCATCGGAGTTCTTGGTATAGTAATATTTCCGTTGTGGCTTTATCAGGGTTTAGAACAGATGAAATACATTCTTATAATTAATGTTGTTATCAGATCGGTTACAGTTGTGATTATATTTTTAGCAGTAAAGGTTCAAAATGATTATTTGCTTCTTGCGGTTTTATATACGATTGCACAAATACTAATTGGTGCAACCGGACTAATCTTTGGAATCAGAAGATTCAAGTTGAAATATTTATTTCCTTCTAAAGTCCAGTTACTCGACCAACTAAAAAAAGGCTGGGATCTCTTTCTTTCTTCAATCTGGATAAATCTTTATACAACGTCAAATGTTTTTATACTTGGACTGTTTGCCCCAAATAATGTAGTCGGTTATTATGCTGCCGCTGATAAAATCAGGATAGCTTTTCAGGGAATTTTATCCTCAATGTCTCAAAGTGTATTTCCTTATGTAAATAAAATACTATCAGAATCTTATGAGAAGTTTATAAACTTTAATAAGAAGTTATTAAGTATTGCAGTAATTGTAGGGCTTTTTATTTCTTTATCGTTGTTCTTATTTGCTAAACCGATTGTTAATATAGTTTTGGGAAATGAATATTTACCCTCTATAATTGTTTTAAGAATTATCGCCTGGCTGCCATTAATAATATTTTTAAGCAACATATTTGGCATTCAGACAATGCTGCCATTAAATTATCAAAAAAGATTTTCTCAGATTGTATTTTTTGCAGCAGTGATCAATCTGATTATATCATTTTTAATCGTCCCTTACTATTTTGAAATCGGTACTTCAATATCGATGCTTATTACAGAAATATTTGTAACATTTTCGTTCTTTGTTTTTATCAAAAAAAATAAAATTCAAATTATATGA
- a CDS encoding tetratricopeptide repeat protein produces MLTAALFLFNGCTGSTVVVNDNKNIVTTSERSERNPKKALEFFINGGIYETVGNYEAALRQYEKALLFDSTAGLYYTLAKCNFYLNKLSPALKYAQNALELDSQKIEYYDLLADIYNYGNKKESAIQTLEQALKIDSLNIELNYKIARLYEENKPAKAVSIYNRLLNQLGPEWSILTRVAELQEKLGNIDESINTLKRLLSIDPSNTQLKKMVIEYLFRAKKYDEALSLVDEVIELFPYDMEARETKAKIFLAKDNWEKAAEEFNYIMAQPDVDLEAKVSIGANYFNKSISDSALLPIAKSFFQTLDRDTTDWQIKMYLGAIALSEKQDSVAIENFKYVTKNANWNVAAWIRLGGLYFDNQKYDEAEVVMNEAVISFPEDFYVNLILGLSLAQQSKHKEAEKYLKKSTILNPKDITALSAYAFTLNQIKEDDKAIYYLDRALEIEPDNVQLIGTLAMIYNSLRKFELSDSLYEKALELAPDDPLINNNFSYSFATRGIQLERALEMVKISVKADSINSSYLDTIGWVYYMLGNYEEAKFYLEKAIERGGESAVMLDHLGDTEFKLDNPIKAIELWKKAILLDPAKTEIQNKIDKGAI; encoded by the coding sequence ATGTTAACTGCAGCACTGTTTTTGTTTAACGGTTGTACAGGCTCAACTGTTGTGGTTAACGACAATAAAAATATTGTAACTACTTCAGAAAGATCCGAGAGAAATCCTAAAAAAGCTCTGGAATTTTTTATTAACGGCGGTATTTATGAAACTGTCGGAAATTATGAAGCTGCATTAAGACAGTATGAAAAAGCTCTGTTATTTGATTCAACAGCAGGGCTTTATTATACGTTAGCAAAATGTAATTTTTATTTAAATAAACTTTCACCTGCATTAAAGTATGCACAAAATGCTCTTGAACTGGATTCACAGAAAATTGAATACTATGATCTGCTTGCTGATATTTATAACTACGGCAACAAAAAGGAATCTGCAATACAAACTTTGGAGCAAGCGTTAAAGATTGATTCATTAAATATTGAACTTAATTACAAAATTGCCAGACTGTATGAAGAGAACAAACCAGCTAAAGCTGTTAGCATTTATAACAGGCTGTTAAATCAACTTGGTCCAGAGTGGTCAATACTTACAAGAGTTGCTGAATTGCAGGAAAAACTCGGCAATATTGATGAATCAATTAATACATTAAAAAGACTCTTATCAATTGATCCCTCTAACACTCAATTAAAGAAAATGGTAATCGAGTATTTGTTCAGAGCGAAAAAATATGATGAAGCTCTGTCTCTTGTTGATGAAGTAATTGAACTTTTTCCTTATGATATGGAAGCAAGAGAAACTAAAGCAAAAATATTTCTTGCAAAAGACAATTGGGAAAAAGCTGCCGAAGAATTCAATTACATTATGGCTCAGCCCGATGTTGATCTTGAAGCAAAGGTAAGTATTGGTGCAAATTATTTTAATAAATCCATTTCAGACTCTGCTTTGCTGCCTATTGCCAAATCTTTTTTCCAGACACTTGACCGCGATACAACTGACTGGCAGATAAAGATGTATCTTGGTGCAATTGCTCTAAGTGAAAAACAAGACTCAGTTGCAATTGAAAATTTCAAGTATGTAACCAAAAATGCAAACTGGAATGTTGCAGCGTGGATAAGACTTGGCGGACTTTATTTTGATAATCAGAAATATGATGAAGCCGAAGTCGTAATGAATGAAGCTGTTATTTCATTTCCGGAAGATTTTTACGTTAATCTGATTTTGGGGCTATCACTTGCACAGCAGTCAAAGCATAAAGAAGCAGAAAAATATCTTAAGAAATCAACAATACTCAATCCAAAAGATATCACTGCTTTATCTGCTTATGCTTTTACTTTGAATCAAATAAAAGAAGACGACAAAGCTATTTATTACCTTGACCGGGCTTTAGAGATTGAGCCTGATAATGTGCAATTGATTGGCACTCTGGCTATGATTTATAATAGTTTAAGAAAATTTGAACTTAGCGACAGCCTGTATGAAAAAGCACTTGAGTTAGCACCTGATGATCCATTAATTAACAATAACTTTTCTTATTCATTTGCAACACGCGGCATTCAATTGGAAAGAGCTTTGGAGATGGTTAAAATTTCGGTTAAAGCTGATTCAATTAATTCATCCTATCTGGATACAATTGGCTGGGTTTATTATATGCTTGGTAATTATGAAGAAGCTAAATTCTATCTGGAAAAAGCAATTGAACGCGGCGGAGAAAGTGCTGTAATGTTAGATCATCTGGGAGATACAGAATTCAAACTTGATAATCCGATAAAAGCAATTGAGCTTTGGAAGAAAGCAATTTTGCTCGATCCGGCTAAAACTGAAATTCAAAATAAAATTGATAAAGGTGCTATTTGA
- a CDS encoding peptidoglycan DD-metalloendopeptidase family protein: MSFSQTDDIEKSKQELIKIKDEITRLEKELAQKTKKEKKSLSALDNISKQNFLVNKMLVNLRTEEKQKQEQINIQIKTIEDIEREIKTLQNNYAKYVTSTYKNGSYSDWESLLNAASFQQAVIRIEYLKRFAASRKKDLINFEKNKSDLITAKQKLQIELKAQHIITLQKESEEKTLKQKIAEEKKILNELKKDKKLITNSVTEKRKSEKKIADLIVKLVEEAEKKRKAEEELKKRELLASTETKTKKEIVPAEYDVNLSTATFGSFAEMKGKLNWPVSKGKVVRGFGESLNPKLKTLTVNYGIDIRASGDLSVKSVGDGVVSAVEWLPGYGTVLIMSHKGNFRTVYGHLAEVFVKEGDKVKTAGLIGKISEGVEGNILHFEVWNGRQNVDPLIWLKK, from the coding sequence TTGTCATTTTCGCAAACAGATGATATCGAAAAAAGCAAACAGGAACTCATAAAAATTAAAGATGAGATAACGCGCCTTGAAAAGGAACTAGCACAAAAAACAAAAAAAGAAAAAAAATCACTTTCTGCATTAGATAATATCAGCAAACAGAATTTCCTGGTCAATAAAATGCTCGTTAATTTAAGAACTGAAGAAAAACAAAAGCAGGAGCAGATTAATATTCAGATTAAAACTATTGAAGATATTGAAAGAGAAATTAAAACACTTCAGAATAATTATGCAAAGTATGTTACATCCACATACAAAAACGGAAGTTATAGTGATTGGGAAAGTTTGCTGAATGCTGCCTCATTTCAGCAGGCTGTTATAAGGATTGAATATCTTAAACGATTTGCTGCCAGCAGAAAAAAAGATCTGATAAATTTTGAAAAAAATAAATCTGATCTGATAACTGCAAAACAAAAACTTCAGATAGAATTAAAAGCACAGCACATAATTACTTTACAAAAAGAATCTGAAGAGAAAACACTAAAACAAAAAATTGCTGAGGAAAAAAAAATCCTTAATGAATTAAAAAAAGATAAGAAGCTTATAACCAACAGCGTTACTGAAAAAAGAAAATCAGAAAAGAAAATCGCGGATTTGATTGTTAAACTTGTTGAAGAAGCAGAGAAAAAAAGAAAAGCTGAAGAAGAATTAAAGAAACGGGAGTTACTAGCTTCTACTGAGACAAAAACAAAAAAAGAAATAGTTCCAGCTGAATATGATGTTAATTTATCAACAGCAACTTTTGGATCTTTTGCGGAGATGAAGGGGAAACTCAACTGGCCAGTTTCAAAAGGTAAAGTAGTAAGAGGCTTTGGCGAATCACTGAATCCTAAATTGAAAACTCTGACAGTTAATTATGGTATTGATATAAGAGCCAGCGGTGATTTAAGTGTAAAAAGTGTTGGAGATGGAGTTGTATCTGCTGTTGAGTGGCTTCCGGGCTATGGTACAGTTTTAATTATGAGTCATAAGGGAAATTTTAGAACCGTTTACGGACATCTTGCTGAAGTATTTGTAAAAGAAGGCGATAAGGTTAAGACTGCCGGATTGATCGGAAAAATTAGTGAAGGAGTAGAAGGTAATATTCTGCATTTCGAAGTATGGAACGGCAGGCAAAATGTTGATCCTTTGATATGGTTGAAAAAATAA
- a CDS encoding isochorismate synthase, which yields MPFSKQEFLDNLNDPKKLFFSYAVKISSVNFTLLLEYFVEKADDVFFYNEPENKISFLSFDCLTRQSFGFTELDLLENMVALLKNKLISNHSDYSGYNLPSFIVSSKFPIKRNSEEWKHFGDVDLIVPKIILYQNSDTCFLIANQFSESFVRQGYFNDFLETQAGLIYNIENKVIPKNSTVAGIAIKEDKDELNNWTDLLNKLFIKIPELQIDKVVISRRVEGEIINDISWKRIIDELNRKYPSCTNFLYKSSGSVFFGSTPEVLIKFNQRKYSTEALAGSIKRGLSADDDKSLEIELLNSNKNINEHNAVVNFITSALENFSEVIDYTRFPEVKKLPNIQHLQTNINGTLKSDVNILQVIKSMFPTPAVCGIPKIKSLKLIEEIENFDRGLFTGMIGWFNNDGYGEFFVSIRSALVNGNKLYAYAGCGIVDGSDSIEEFEETKLKLKPILSLFNNAD from the coding sequence ATGCCGTTTAGCAAACAAGAGTTTTTAGATAATCTTAATGACCCTAAAAAATTATTTTTCAGTTATGCTGTAAAAATATCTTCTGTAAATTTTACTCTACTGCTGGAGTATTTTGTGGAAAAGGCAGATGATGTTTTTTTTTACAACGAACCAGAAAATAAAATTTCATTTTTATCATTCGACTGCTTAACCAGACAATCATTCGGTTTTACAGAACTTGATCTTCTGGAAAACATGGTTGCATTATTAAAAAATAAACTAATATCAAATCATTCTGATTACTCCGGATATAATCTCCCTTCATTTATTGTATCTTCAAAGTTTCCTATCAAAAGAAATTCAGAGGAATGGAAACATTTTGGTGATGTAGATTTAATTGTTCCTAAAATTATTTTGTATCAGAATTCTGATACCTGTTTTCTTATCGCAAATCAGTTCTCAGAAAGTTTTGTTCGTCAGGGTTATTTTAATGATTTTCTAGAAACTCAGGCAGGTTTGATTTATAATATCGAAAATAAAGTTATCCCAAAAAACAGTACTGTTGCCGGAATTGCTATTAAAGAAGACAAGGACGAACTAAATAATTGGACTGATTTATTAAATAAATTATTTATAAAAATTCCGGAACTTCAGATTGATAAAGTTGTTATTTCAAGAAGAGTAGAGGGTGAGATAATTAATGATATATCATGGAAAAGAATAATAGATGAACTTAACCGAAAATACCCAAGCTGCACAAACTTCCTTTATAAATCATCAGGGTCTGTTTTCTTTGGCTCAACTCCTGAAGTATTAATTAAATTCAATCAAAGAAAATATTCAACTGAAGCACTTGCCGGTTCAATAAAAAGAGGTCTTTCAGCAGATGATGATAAATCTCTTGAAATTGAATTATTGAACAGTAACAAAAATATTAATGAGCATAATGCAGTAGTTAATTTTATTACAAGTGCTCTTGAAAATTTTTCTGAAGTAATTGATTATACCAGATTTCCGGAGGTTAAAAAGCTTCCTAATATTCAACATTTGCAGACAAATATTAATGGAACTCTTAAGAGCGATGTAAATATTTTGCAGGTAATAAAATCAATGTTCCCTACTCCTGCAGTATGCGGAATTCCAAAAATTAAATCATTAAAACTGATCGAAGAAATTGAAAACTTTGACAGAGGTTTGTTTACAGGAATGATCGGCTGGTTTAATAATGATGGCTATGGTGAGTTCTTTGTTTCAATCAGATCTGCACTAGTAAATGGAAATAAATTATACGCCTATGCAGGATGCGGAATAGTAGATGGTTCAGATTCTATTGAGGAATTTGAAGAAACAAAACTTAAATTGAAACCAATATTATCTTTGTTTAATAATGCAGATTAA